A stretch of the Campylobacter concisus genome encodes the following:
- the thiH gene encoding 2-iminoacetate synthase ThiH has translation MKFTRTNHMQLLPHMQDVGSEIMDEILKERANYKPEIYTEADVKAALNAKHCSLENLKALLSPAAAPFLEQIAQLAQAKTRANFGSNITLFTPLYIANYCDNLCVYCGFNAKNNIKRAKLSDEEITRELREISKSGLEEILILTGESETNSSVAYIANACALAKKFFKVVGVEIYPLNSEDYALLHKSGADYVTVFQETYNPTKYEKIHLGGNKRIFPYRLNAQERALLGGMRGVGFAALLGIDDFRLDAFATALHASLVQKKYPHAEIAFSCPRLRPIINNDRINPRDVGERELLQVICAYRIFMPTASITISTREKAKFRDNAVKIAANKISAGVKVSIGAHGEEKKGDEQFEISDSRSVDEIKAMIKANGLEPLMSEYVYV, from the coding sequence ATGAAATTTACAAGAACCAACCACATGCAGCTACTACCTCATATGCAGGATGTTGGCAGTGAGATCATGGATGAAATTTTAAAAGAGCGAGCGAACTATAAGCCAGAAATTTACACAGAAGCCGACGTAAAAGCAGCTCTTAATGCAAAGCACTGCTCGCTAGAAAATTTAAAAGCCCTGCTCTCGCCTGCTGCAGCGCCATTTTTAGAGCAAATAGCCCAGCTAGCTCAGGCAAAGACAAGGGCAAATTTTGGCTCAAATATCACGCTTTTTACCCCGCTTTATATAGCAAACTACTGCGATAACCTCTGCGTTTATTGCGGTTTTAATGCTAAAAATAACATAAAAAGGGCAAAGCTAAGCGACGAGGAGATCACAAGGGAGCTAAGAGAAATTTCAAAGAGCGGCTTAGAAGAAATTTTAATACTAACTGGCGAGAGCGAGACTAACTCAAGTGTAGCTTACATCGCAAATGCCTGCGCTTTGGCAAAGAAATTTTTTAAAGTCGTTGGGGTTGAAATTTACCCGCTAAACTCTGAAGACTACGCCCTACTTCACAAAAGTGGCGCAGACTACGTGACCGTCTTTCAAGAGACCTACAATCCCACAAAATACGAAAAAATCCACCTTGGTGGCAATAAAAGAATTTTCCCATACCGCTTAAATGCGCAAGAGCGAGCGCTTCTTGGGGGTATGAGAGGGGTTGGCTTTGCCGCACTTCTTGGCATAGATGACTTTAGGCTTGACGCCTTTGCTACGGCACTTCACGCAAGCTTAGTTCAAAAAAAGTATCCACACGCCGAGATCGCATTTTCATGCCCAAGGCTTCGCCCTATCATAAACAACGACCGCATCAATCCACGCGACGTGGGAGAGCGCGAGCTTTTACAAGTGATCTGCGCTTATAGAATTTTCATGCCAACGGCCAGCATAACTATCTCAACTAGAGAAAAGGCGAAATTTCGCGACAACGCCGTAAAGATAGCTGCAAATAAGATAAGCGCTGGCGTAAAAGTAAGCATCGGTGCTCACGGCGAAGAGAAAAAGGGCGACGAGCAGTTTGAGATAAGTGATAGCAGAAGTGTGGATGAGATCAAGGCTATGATAAAAGCAAACGGCCTAGAGCCCTTGATGAGCGAGTATGTCTATGTTTAA
- the mog gene encoding molybdopterin adenylyltransferase, translating to MKAKIGILTLSDRASEGTYEDKSGPAIKEVLDSWIVSEREYFYEVIPDEFELIKERLVHMVDVLGCDLVLTTGGTGPAVRDVTPEATEAVCEKMMPGFGELMRAASLKYVPTAILSRQTAGIRGHALIINLPGQPKAIKECLEPVFPAVPYCIDLIEGAFIETDENVMKVFRPKQKKIS from the coding sequence GTGAAAGCAAAAATAGGTATATTAACCCTTTCTGACCGTGCAAGCGAAGGCACATATGAGGACAAATCGGGCCCAGCGATCAAAGAGGTGCTTGATAGCTGGATAGTGAGCGAGCGTGAGTACTTTTACGAGGTTATACCAGATGAGTTTGAGCTGATAAAAGAGAGGCTTGTGCACATGGTGGACGTACTTGGCTGCGACCTTGTGCTAACTACTGGCGGTACAGGACCAGCGGTGAGAGACGTTACGCCAGAGGCTACTGAGGCAGTTTGCGAGAAGATGATGCCAGGCTTTGGCGAGCTAATGAGAGCTGCGAGCTTAAAATATGTCCCAACAGCGATCCTATCACGCCAAACAGCAGGCATAAGAGGCCATGCGCTCATCATAAATTTACCAGGACAGCCAAAGGCGATAAAAGAGTGCTTAGAGCCGGTATTTCCAGCGGTGCCATACTGCATCGATCTTATAGAGGGTGCATTTATCGAGACTGATGAAAACGTGATGAAAGTTTTCCGCCCAAAACAAAAGAAAATCTCGTAA
- the hisS gene encoding histidine--tRNA ligase codes for MITALRGMKDMLPARAKLYAQIIKTCEEVAKNYGYEQILTPHLEETALFKRSVGESSDIVGKEMYQFEDKGGNDVCLRPEGTAGVVRAFIEAKLDRANVTKRCFYHGSMFRYERPQKGRLREFHQFGCECFGEGSVYEDASIILMVSEIFNRLNIKTTLKINSLGDESSMKSYKEKLVKFLDENDDKICEDCKRRKLLNPIRVLDCKVESCQEIYKNAPVITDSLSDEAQADFAKLQEILTANGVKFEIDTKLVRGLDYYCKTAFEFISNEIGSQSAVAGGGRYDRLVEYLGGRASYGVGFAMGVERIMEILGEAVDERNGVYLCALDATNVDFIYNLGSKLRKKYQVEISYEAKKLQKHLQNADNKNAKIFLCVGENEMKENKIWYKNLETKDEKTINLDELEKELG; via the coding sequence ATGATAACGGCACTTCGTGGCATGAAAGATATGCTTCCAGCTCGCGCAAAACTTTACGCACAGATAATCAAAACCTGCGAGGAAGTCGCAAAAAACTACGGATATGAGCAAATTTTGACCCCGCACCTTGAGGAGACGGCGCTTTTTAAAAGAAGTGTCGGCGAGAGCAGTGACATCGTGGGCAAAGAGATGTATCAGTTTGAAGACAAAGGCGGAAACGACGTTTGCTTGCGTCCTGAAGGCACGGCTGGCGTCGTTAGAGCGTTTATCGAGGCAAAACTTGACAGGGCAAATGTAACAAAACGTTGCTTTTATCACGGCTCGATGTTTCGCTACGAGCGCCCACAAAAAGGCCGCTTGAGAGAGTTTCACCAGTTTGGCTGTGAGTGCTTTGGCGAGGGTAGCGTCTATGAGGATGCGAGCATTATCTTGATGGTGAGCGAAATTTTTAATAGGCTAAATATAAAAACAACCCTAAAAATAAACTCGCTTGGCGACGAGAGCTCGATGAAGTCTTACAAAGAAAAACTCGTCAAATTTTTAGATGAAAATGACGATAAAATTTGCGAGGACTGCAAAAGACGCAAGCTTTTAAACCCTATCCGCGTGCTTGACTGCAAGGTCGAGAGCTGCCAAGAAATTTATAAAAACGCTCCAGTTATCACCGATAGCTTAAGCGATGAGGCGCAAGCCGATTTTGCAAAATTGCAAGAAATTTTAACGGCAAATGGCGTTAAATTTGAGATAGACACTAAGCTCGTTCGTGGGCTAGATTATTACTGCAAGACGGCGTTTGAGTTTATCAGCAACGAGATCGGCTCACAAAGCGCGGTCGCTGGCGGAGGCAGATACGATAGGCTCGTTGAATATCTTGGCGGTAGAGCAAGTTATGGCGTTGGCTTTGCGATGGGCGTTGAGAGGATAATGGAAATTTTAGGCGAAGCTGTGGATGAGCGAAACGGAGTTTATCTTTGTGCGCTTGATGCGACGAATGTTGATTTTATCTATAATCTTGGCTCAAAACTTCGCAAAAAATATCAGGTTGAAATTTCTTATGAAGCTAAAAAACTTCAAAAACATCTGCAAAATGCCGACAATAAAAATGCAAAAATTTTCCTTTGCGTGGGCGAAAATGAGATGAAAGAGAATAAAATTTGGTATAAAAATTTAGAGACCAAAGACGAAAAAACGATAAATTTAGATGAGCTTGAAAAGGAGCTGGGATGA
- the speA gene encoding biosynthetic arginine decarboxylase: MNDFGLSIWGNSNFVIEDGKVCINEASKPAIIDIVKEIRDDGYRGPLLLRFPHLIQKQIEQIHASFAKAKKEFAYKGSFNAVFPLKVNQYPGFVKNLVRLGRPYNYGLEAGSKAELLLTMAYNNEKAPITVNGFKDKEMINIGFIAAEMGHNITLTIEGLNELEAIIAIAKERFKPKPKIGLRVRLHSTGSGLWAKSGGIHSKFGLTSTELIEAVKMLKKANLLENFTMIHFHIGSQISEIHPLKKALIEAGNIYAELRKMGASNLKAINLGGGLAIEYSQFKEESSRNYTLNEYANDVVYMLKTISEQKKEIEPDIFIESGRYIAASHALLVAPVLELFSQEYTEEKLNLKKNNPNLITELVDLYKSIKPSNALEYLHDAIHHTESILTLFDLGYVDLQDRSNAEVLLRLISKKAVVMLGNKSNSSDLTKIQKEVQERYLLNFSIFQSLPDFWGLKQNFPIMPLDRLDERPTLPASIWDITCDSDGEISYDDEKNPLLLHDVDVEKEDYFLGFFLVGAYQEVIGMKHNLFTHPTEATVEITSDGYKITNLLESQSILDIMEDMDYDIYEIQDTLNERLEKSTLINETQKKQILGELYLFLNDNSYLKTIN, encoded by the coding sequence ATGAATGATTTTGGACTTAGCATTTGGGGCAATTCAAATTTTGTGATAGAAGATGGCAAAGTCTGCATAAACGAAGCTAGCAAGCCAGCGATCATCGACATCGTAAAAGAGATAAGAGACGATGGCTACAGAGGGCCGCTACTACTTCGCTTTCCGCACCTTATCCAAAAACAGATCGAGCAGATCCACGCAAGCTTTGCAAAAGCAAAGAAAGAATTTGCCTACAAAGGCAGCTTTAATGCCGTCTTTCCGCTTAAGGTCAATCAATATCCAGGCTTTGTAAAAAACCTAGTTCGCCTTGGCAGGCCCTACAACTACGGCCTTGAGGCTGGTAGTAAGGCTGAGCTACTTTTAACTATGGCTTACAATAACGAAAAAGCTCCAATAACCGTAAATGGCTTTAAAGATAAAGAGATGATAAACATAGGCTTTATCGCTGCTGAGATGGGGCATAACATTACACTAACGATCGAGGGCTTAAACGAGCTTGAAGCGATAATCGCCATCGCAAAAGAGCGTTTTAAACCAAAACCAAAGATCGGACTTAGGGTAAGACTGCACTCGACAGGCTCAGGACTTTGGGCAAAAAGTGGAGGCATACACTCTAAATTTGGTCTAACATCAACCGAGCTAATAGAAGCTGTAAAGATGCTAAAAAAGGCAAATTTACTTGAAAACTTCACGATGATACACTTTCACATCGGCTCTCAAATAAGCGAGATCCACCCACTCAAAAAAGCACTCATCGAGGCTGGCAACATCTACGCTGAGCTTAGAAAAATGGGCGCCTCAAATTTAAAAGCTATAAATTTAGGTGGAGGCCTTGCTATCGAGTACTCGCAGTTTAAAGAAGAGAGCAGCAGAAACTATACGCTAAACGAATACGCAAACGACGTTGTTTATATGCTTAAAACCATAAGCGAGCAAAAAAAGGAGATCGAGCCAGATATTTTCATCGAGTCAGGTCGCTACATCGCCGCTTCTCACGCACTTTTGGTTGCTCCTGTGCTTGAGCTATTTTCTCAAGAATACACCGAAGAGAAGCTAAATTTAAAGAAAAACAATCCAAATTTAATAACCGAGCTAGTTGATCTTTATAAATCAATCAAGCCTTCAAACGCCCTAGAGTACCTGCACGACGCCATCCACCACACCGAGAGCATCCTCACGCTCTTTGATCTAGGCTATGTCGATCTGCAAGATAGATCAAACGCAGAGGTTCTTTTAAGGCTCATTAGCAAAAAGGCTGTCGTGATGCTTGGCAACAAAAGCAACTCAAGCGATCTAACTAAAATTCAAAAAGAGGTTCAAGAGAGATACCTACTAAATTTCTCGATCTTTCAAAGCTTGCCAGACTTTTGGGGTCTAAAGCAAAATTTCCCTATCATGCCGCTTGACAGGCTAGATGAGCGCCCTACCCTGCCAGCTTCGATCTGGGATATCACTTGTGATAGTGACGGCGAGATCAGCTATGATGACGAGAAAAACCCACTACTTTTGCACGACGTGGATGTGGAGAAGGAGGATTATTTCTTGGGATTTTTCCTAGTTGGCGCATATCAAGAGGTGATCGGCATGAAGCACAACCTCTTTACCCATCCGACAGAAGCTACCGTGGAGATAACAAGTGATGGCTACAAGATCACAAATTTACTAGAGAGCCAGTCGATCCTTGATATCATGGAGGACATGGACTACGATATCTACGAGATACAAGACACTCTAAATGAGCGCTTAGAAAAATCAACTCTGATAAACGAAACACAAAAGAAGCAAATTTTGGGCGAACTTTATCTATTTTTAAATGACAATAGTTACCTAAAGACAATCAACTAA
- the tmk gene encoding dTMP kinase has protein sequence MYVLFEGIDGVGKSTQIEILASKFSDAIVTKEPGGTQLGENLREILLSSSIKIGKRAEILLFLADRAEHFEKLVAPNLSRLILSDRGFISGVAYALANDESLDENVLLELNKFALNDKFADKIIFFEASHELISSRLKNRGTSDKIEARGLEYLLKVQSLMKQILIKNDYETLFIDASKSIELISKEIENFINFK, from the coding sequence ATGTATGTTTTGTTTGAAGGCATTGACGGCGTTGGCAAGAGCACGCAGATAGAAATTTTAGCTTCTAAATTTAGCGATGCCATCGTCACAAAAGAGCCTGGTGGCACGCAACTTGGTGAAAATTTACGTGAAATTTTACTAAGCTCAAGCATAAAAATAGGCAAAAGGGCTGAAATTTTACTCTTTTTAGCTGATAGAGCTGAGCATTTTGAAAAGCTGGTCGCTCCAAATTTAAGTAGGCTCATTTTAAGCGACAGAGGCTTTATCTCGGGCGTCGCCTACGCTTTGGCAAATGATGAAAGCTTAGATGAAAACGTGCTTTTAGAGCTTAATAAATTTGCACTAAATGATAAATTTGCAGATAAGATCATCTTTTTTGAAGCAAGCCATGAGCTTATAAGCTCGCGTCTAAAAAATAGAGGCACAAGCGATAAGATCGAGGCTCGCGGGCTAGAGTATCTTTTAAAAGTGCAAAGTTTGATGAAGCAAATTCTCATCAAAAATGACTATGAAACGCTTTTTATAGACGCATCTAAAAGCATAGAGCTAATTTCAAAAGAGATAGAAAATTTTATAAATTTTAAGTAA
- a CDS encoding thiamine phosphate synthase, with amino-acid sequence MSMFKILCVADFESYEGDDFLKRIQLLCKAGVDEILLRAKGLSEAHFYDLARVVAQICENYRKKFIINQFFDVACKLKSDFWLTSAQLDFFKNHGIFLEEFRKTAKIYAPAHDLEQAKISVTIADVLVASHIFATSCKAGLEPKGLNFISELISLDKEIYALGGLDNKNYKEAIKAGANGICFMSLAMNSDIELIKKIVESKNG; translated from the coding sequence ATGTCTATGTTTAAAATTCTCTGCGTGGCTGACTTTGAAAGCTACGAGGGCGATGACTTTTTAAAGAGGATACAGCTACTTTGCAAGGCTGGCGTGGATGAAATTTTGCTTCGTGCAAAGGGGCTAAGCGAAGCTCATTTTTACGATCTTGCTAGGGTTGTGGCTCAAATTTGTGAAAACTACCGCAAGAAATTTATCATCAATCAATTTTTTGACGTAGCTTGCAAGCTAAAGAGCGACTTTTGGCTCACTTCGGCGCAGCTTGATTTTTTTAAAAATCACGGCATTTTTTTAGAAGAATTTAGAAAAACAGCTAAAATTTACGCCCCAGCTCACGACCTAGAGCAGGCTAAAATTTCAGTCACTATCGCTGATGTGCTCGTTGCTTCTCATATATTTGCCACCTCTTGCAAGGCGGGTTTGGAGCCAAAAGGGCTAAATTTTATAAGCGAGCTAATAAGCTTAGACAAAGAAATTTACGCACTTGGCGGACTAGACAATAAAAACTACAAAGAGGCCATAAAAGCTGGCGCAAACGGCATTTGTTTTATGAGCCTAGCAATGAACAGCGACATAGAGCTTATAAAAAAGATAGTAGAGAGTAAAAACGGCTAA
- a CDS encoding ATP-dependent metallopeptidase FtsH/Yme1/Tma family protein, which produces MQKFKFNKKNILIIAAVALISVLLFAVSKEPRNITYSQYMQLMDGNFIDRAVIDDNEVVLYAQNNRFSIIKEGIDLKELIKRVPVEKTKQYITPGMIWGFIIFVCFVLWYAYIFRSIRKKEESLLSKKDGAFEIESVLNQNTMPVISNVRFSDVAGISEVKSELSEIVDFLKNPQKYRNFGIKMPKGVLMIGPPGVGKTLVAKAVAGEANVPFFYQNGASFVQIYVGMGAKRVRELFSRAKSYAPSIIFIDEIDAVGKSRGGTRNDEREATLNQLLTEMDGFEDNSGVIVIAATNRIEMIDEALLRSGRFDRRIFLSMPDFNDRVAILNTYLKDKNCEVVAEDIAKMSVGFSGAALSTLVNEAAINALRNGESVLKMRDFEAVLNKVLLGKKKVLSYSENEKKIQAIYQGAKALSAYWFDVKFEKISLIEDRFMATEQEIESKSQMISRIKVLIAGMCKLEIDENDIFSNSSNDLNLAKEIASKMVYEYGMGSSFVPNPNDVEEILKQAKEEIMSFLKGTNEQIAKISSYLLAYESVDKETLAKILNENY; this is translated from the coding sequence ATGCAAAAATTTAAATTTAATAAGAAAAATATCCTAATAATCGCAGCTGTCGCATTAATCAGCGTGCTGTTATTTGCCGTTAGTAAAGAGCCACGAAATATCACATATTCGCAATATATGCAGCTAATGGATGGAAATTTTATAGACCGCGCTGTAATCGATGATAATGAAGTCGTACTTTATGCACAAAACAATCGTTTTTCAATCATAAAAGAGGGTATCGATCTAAAAGAACTTATTAAAAGAGTACCTGTTGAAAAGACTAAGCAATACATCACTCCTGGCATGATCTGGGGATTTATCATCTTTGTCTGCTTCGTGCTTTGGTATGCTTATATCTTTAGAAGTATCAGGAAAAAAGAGGAGAGCTTGCTTAGCAAAAAAGATGGCGCATTTGAGATAGAAAGCGTGCTAAATCAAAACACTATGCCAGTCATCTCAAATGTGAGATTTAGCGATGTGGCAGGCATTAGTGAGGTCAAAAGCGAGCTTAGTGAGATAGTTGATTTTCTAAAAAATCCACAAAAATATAGAAATTTTGGTATCAAAATGCCAAAAGGCGTGCTAATGATCGGCCCTCCAGGCGTTGGTAAAACGCTTGTGGCAAAGGCAGTTGCTGGTGAGGCAAATGTACCATTTTTTTATCAAAATGGTGCAAGCTTTGTTCAAATTTATGTTGGCATGGGTGCAAAAAGAGTGCGAGAGCTTTTTAGCAGGGCCAAGTCCTATGCGCCCTCAATCATCTTTATCGACGAGATAGACGCCGTTGGTAAGAGTAGGGGTGGGACCAGAAACGACGAGCGAGAAGCCACGCTAAATCAGCTACTAACTGAGATGGATGGCTTTGAAGATAACTCAGGCGTCATCGTCATAGCTGCTACAAATAGGATTGAGATGATCGATGAGGCGCTACTTAGATCAGGGCGTTTTGATAGGAGAATTTTTCTTTCTATGCCTGATTTTAACGATAGGGTAGCGATCTTAAACACATATCTAAAAGATAAAAACTGCGAAGTGGTGGCTGAGGATATCGCTAAAATGAGCGTTGGCTTTTCAGGTGCGGCACTTAGCACGCTTGTAAATGAAGCTGCGATAAATGCCCTAAGAAACGGCGAGAGCGTGCTTAAAATGAGAGACTTTGAGGCTGTTTTAAACAAGGTCTTGCTCGGCAAGAAAAAGGTGCTAAGCTATAGCGAAAACGAGAAGAAAATTCAAGCCATTTATCAAGGAGCAAAGGCGCTAAGTGCTTACTGGTTTGATGTGAAATTTGAAAAAATTTCTCTTATAGAAGATAGATTCATGGCCACAGAGCAAGAGATTGAGTCAAAGTCACAGATGATATCTCGTATCAAGGTGCTCATCGCTGGCATGTGCAAGCTTGAGATAGACGAAAATGATATTTTTTCAAACTCGAGCAATGATCTAAATTTAGCCAAAGAGATCGCATCAAAGATGGTTTATGAGTACGGCATGGGAAGCTCATTTGTCCCTAATCCAAATGATGTAGAAGAAATTTTAAAACAAGCAAAAGAAGAGATTATGTCATTTTTAAAGGGGACAAACGAGCAGATCGCAAAGATCAGCTCATATCTGCTGGCCTACGAGAGCGTGGATAAAGAGACGCTAGCAAAAATTTTAAACGAAAACTATTAA
- a CDS encoding thiazole synthase, with product MQNDSLILGDKEFQSRFILGSGKYSHELIDSAINEAGAQILTLALRRINESKERNILDFIPKGVTLLPNTSGARNAKEAVRIAQLARELGCGELVKIEIITDSKFLFPDNIETIKACEALANDGFVPMPYMFPDLNAARAMLSAGASCIMPLAAPIGSNQGLVFKDIIEILINELDTQIIVDAGIGRPSQACEAMEMGAAAIMANTAIASSKNIPLMARAFKEAIIAGRNAYLAGLGAKSKSANASSPLTGFLD from the coding sequence GTGCAAAATGATAGCTTGATCCTTGGCGACAAGGAGTTTCAAAGCCGCTTTATCCTTGGCTCTGGCAAGTACTCACACGAGCTCATCGACTCAGCCATAAACGAGGCTGGAGCGCAGATCTTAACCCTTGCTCTTAGGCGCATAAACGAGAGCAAAGAGCGTAATATACTTGATTTTATCCCAAAAGGCGTGACGCTTTTGCCAAATACAAGTGGCGCTAGAAACGCCAAAGAGGCCGTTCGCATCGCCCAGCTTGCACGTGAGCTTGGGTGTGGTGAGCTTGTTAAAATAGAGATCATCACTGACTCTAAATTTCTCTTTCCAGACAATATTGAAACGATAAAAGCTTGCGAAGCCTTGGCAAATGACGGCTTTGTGCCAATGCCATATATGTTTCCAGATCTAAACGCCGCAAGAGCGATGCTAAGCGCAGGAGCTAGCTGCATAATGCCTCTAGCTGCGCCCATTGGCTCAAACCAGGGGCTAGTTTTTAAAGACATCATCGAGATTTTGATAAACGAGCTTGATACGCAAATCATCGTAGATGCTGGCATCGGTAGGCCCTCACAAGCGTGCGAAGCGATGGAGATGGGAGCAGCTGCTATCATGGCAAACACAGCCATCGCCTCATCTAAAAATATCCCGCTCATGGCAAGAGCCTTCAAAGAGGCTATCATCGCTGGTCGCAACGCCTATCTAGCAGGCCTTGGCGCAAAGAGCAAAAGCGCAAACGCCTCATCTCCACTCACTGGATTTTTAGACTGA
- a CDS encoding pyridoxal phosphate-dependent aminotransferase: MQLANRMQTLSESITIAISTKAKEMKAAGIDVISLSAGEPDFMTPKKIRETVKNALDNDSKSGKYTPVPGLPEVIDAIRAKLKRDNGLDYKANQIVTNIGAKHSLFNVFQALINPGDEVIIPSPYWVSYPEIVKFCGGVPVFIEADESTNFKVTAEQLKKAITPKTKVFSLNHPTNPTGAVYTKEEIAAFGEVLKGTDIIITSDEIYEKVIYGKKFHAVASVSEDLFKRTVTINGLSKCGAMPGWRFGYIASSMDWLIAGIKKLQSQSTSNISSIVQIGAIPSLLGETDDDIENMRKEYERRRDVAVEMINAIPGLSVVKPDGAFYLFVKCKDVDSDSLRFCKKMLEEANVATVPGVGFGMEGYFRISFATDIESIKKAIERIANFVKSYKI; this comes from the coding sequence ATGCAACTAGCAAACAGAATGCAAACATTAAGCGAGTCGATAACCATCGCGATCAGCACAAAAGCCAAAGAGATGAAGGCTGCTGGCATCGACGTGATCTCGCTTTCAGCTGGTGAGCCTGACTTTATGACTCCAAAAAAGATAAGAGAAACTGTAAAAAACGCACTTGATAATGATAGCAAAAGCGGCAAATACACGCCAGTGCCGGGCCTGCCTGAGGTTATAGACGCCATTAGAGCAAAGCTAAAAAGAGATAACGGACTTGACTACAAAGCAAATCAAATCGTCACAAACATCGGCGCAAAACACTCACTTTTTAATGTATTTCAAGCGCTTATCAACCCAGGTGACGAGGTCATCATCCCATCTCCATACTGGGTTAGCTACCCTGAGATCGTTAAATTTTGTGGCGGCGTGCCTGTCTTTATCGAGGCGGACGAGAGCACAAATTTCAAAGTCACAGCCGAGCAACTAAAAAAAGCGATCACACCAAAAACGAAGGTCTTTTCGCTAAATCACCCGACAAATCCAACTGGAGCTGTATATACAAAAGAGGAGATCGCGGCATTTGGCGAGGTTTTAAAGGGCACTGACATCATCATCACAAGCGATGAAATTTATGAAAAAGTGATCTACGGCAAGAAATTTCACGCCGTAGCCTCAGTGAGCGAGGATCTTTTTAAAAGAACAGTCACGATAAATGGACTAAGCAAGTGTGGTGCGATGCCTGGCTGGAGATTTGGCTATATAGCAAGCTCGATGGACTGGCTAATTGCTGGCATCAAAAAGCTTCAAAGCCAAAGCACAAGTAACATCAGCTCGATCGTGCAAATAGGCGCTATCCCGTCACTTCTTGGTGAAACTGACGACGACATCGAAAACATGAGAAAAGAGTACGAAAGAAGACGCGACGTGGCAGTAGAGATGATAAATGCTATCCCTGGGCTAAGCGTAGTTAAGCCTGATGGTGCGTTTTATCTATTTGTAAAATGCAAAGATGTAGATAGTGACTCGCTTAGATTTTGCAAAAAGATGCTTGAAGAGGCGAACGTAGCAACCGTGCCAGGTGTGGGCTTTGGTATGGAGGGATATTTTAGAATTTCTTTTGCGACAGACATCGAGAGCATAAAAAAAGCGATCGAGAGGATCGCAAATTTTGTAAAAAGCTACAAAATTTAA
- the thiF gene encoding sulfur carrier protein ThiS adenylyltransferase ThiF, translated as MIEIVLNGAKFKVPVKSLSELKELALGDKESEIYKFLEKFNATKPDIFIVDGFAIKEDSELKDGSNVVFIRRGVMPEREVLRAMIASRNSPELNLALSKAVIGVAGLGGLGSNIALSLARVGVKKLVLADFDVVEPSNLNRQQYFVRHIGLKKTQALKELINDVNPFVEVETHDIFLDEKNVASVFGECEILCEAFDNVAGKAMILNEAGASLKDKKIIGASGMAGYFSSNLIKTIKFAKNVYLCGDLTNEAKIGQGLMAPRVTICANHEANLAIRLLMGLEA; from the coding sequence ATGATAGAGATTGTATTAAACGGCGCAAAATTTAAGGTGCCAGTAAAAAGCCTTAGCGAGCTAAAAGAGCTTGCACTTGGCGATAAAGAGAGTGAAATTTATAAATTTTTAGAAAAATTTAACGCGACAAAGCCAGATATTTTTATCGTTGATGGCTTTGCTATAAAAGAAGATAGCGAGCTAAAAGATGGCTCAAACGTCGTATTTATAAGGCGTGGCGTGATGCCTGAGCGTGAAGTTTTACGCGCGATGATCGCTTCACGAAACAGCCCTGAGCTAAATTTAGCCCTAAGTAAAGCGGTGATAGGCGTAGCTGGACTTGGCGGCCTTGGCTCAAATATCGCGCTAAGCCTAGCTAGAGTTGGCGTAAAAAAGCTGGTACTTGCCGATTTTGACGTCGTGGAGCCAAGTAATTTAAACCGCCAGCAGTATTTCGTCCGCCACATCGGCTTGAAAAAGACGCAGGCACTTAAAGAGCTGATAAATGACGTAAATCCCTTTGTCGAGGTCGAAACTCACGATATATTTTTAGACGAAAAAAACGTAGCTAGCGTCTTTGGTGAGTGCGAAATTTTATGCGAAGCATTTGACAATGTCGCTGGCAAGGCGATGATACTAAACGAAGCTGGTGCCAGCCTAAAAGATAAAAAGATCATCGGTGCCTCTGGCATGGCTGGATACTTTAGCTCAAATCTCATAAAAACCATAAAATTTGCCAAAAATGTCTATCTTTGTGGCGACCTCACAAACGAGGCGAAGATCGGTCAAGGGCTCATGGCACCACGCGTTACCATCTGCGCAAATCATGAGGCAAATTTGGCCATTAGGCTACTTATGGGTTTGGAGGCGTAA
- the thiS gene encoding sulfur carrier protein ThiS → MIKFRVNGKIFELENDINVYDFLAQNGYELKFIALERDGEILPKKLWRERFMSEGKAYEIVTLVGGG, encoded by the coding sequence ATGATCAAATTTAGAGTAAATGGCAAAATTTTCGAGCTTGAAAACGATATAAATGTTTATGATTTTTTAGCACAAAATGGCTATGAGCTTAAATTTATAGCCCTTGAGCGAGACGGAGAAATTTTGCCAAAAAAGCTTTGGCGTGAGCGCTTTATGAGCGAGGGCAAAGCTTATGAGATCGTCACTTTAGTTGGCGGTGGATGA